In Staphylococcus saccharolyticus, one genomic interval encodes:
- the pyrH gene encoding UMP kinase, whose translation MAQTSKYKRVILKLSGEALAGDKGFGINPIIIKSVAKQVAEVAKMDCEIAVIVGGGNIWRGKTGSDLGMDRGTADYMGMLATVMNALALQDSLEQLDCDTRVLTSIEMKQVAEPYIRRRAIRHLEKKRVVIFAAGIGNPYFSTDTTAALRAAEVEADVILMGKNNVDGVYSADPKVDDKAIKYDHLTHIQMLQEGLQVMDSTASSFCMDNNIPLNVFSIMEEGNIKRAVMGEKIGTLITK comes from the coding sequence ATGGCTCAAACTTCTAAATATAAACGTGTAATCTTGAAATTGAGTGGTGAAGCACTAGCAGGTGATAAAGGGTTTGGAATTAATCCAATTATCATTAAAAGTGTAGCGAAACAAGTTGCTGAAGTTGCTAAAATGGACTGTGAAATTGCAGTTATTGTAGGTGGCGGAAATATTTGGAGAGGCAAAACAGGTAGCGATTTAGGAATGGACCGTGGTACTGCGGATTATATGGGTATGTTAGCTACGGTAATGAATGCATTAGCTCTACAAGATAGCTTAGAACAGTTAGACTGTGACACACGTGTATTAACTTCAATTGAAATGAAACAAGTTGCTGAACCATATATTCGTCGTCGTGCCATTAGACATCTTGAGAAAAAGAGAGTTGTTATTTTTGCAGCTGGAATTGGTAATCCTTACTTCTCAACTGATACAACAGCAGCTTTACGCGCAGCTGAAGTAGAAGCAGATGTAATTTTAATGGGTAAAAATAATGTAGATGGTGTTTATTCAGCAGATCCTAAAGTGGATGACAAAGCAATTAAATATGACCATTTAACTCATATTCAAATGTTACAAGAAGGTTTACAAGTAATGGATTCTACTGCGTCTTCATTCTGTATGGATAATAATATTCCGTTAAATGTGTTCTCTATAATGGAAGAAGGAAATATCAAACGTGCTGTCATGGGTGAAAAAATCGGTACGTTAATCACAAAATAA
- a CDS encoding phosphatidate cytidylyltransferase, with the protein MKVRTLTAIIALLIFLPILLQGGMILMLFAYLLALIALKELLNMNMIKFLSIPGLISALALVIIMLPQDAGDWVQVIQLKGLIAMSFIVLSYTVLSKNRFSFMDAAFCLMTVAYIGIGFMYFYETRSEGLHYILYAFLIVWLTDTGAYILGKLMGKHKLWPVISPNKTIEGFIGGIICSILVPLIMQFFVDFHMNIWTLLLVTIILSMFGQLGDLVESGFKRHFGVKDSGRILPGHGGILDRFDSFMFVLPLLNILLIQI; encoded by the coding sequence ATGAAAGTTAGAACTTTAACTGCAATCATTGCTTTATTAATATTCTTGCCTATCTTACTTCAAGGTGGCATGATATTAATGCTTTTCGCTTACTTGTTAGCTTTGATTGCATTAAAAGAATTGTTAAATATGAATATGATTAAATTTTTATCTATACCGGGACTTATTAGTGCTTTAGCATTAGTTATAATCATGCTCCCTCAAGATGCGGGAGATTGGGTTCAAGTCATACAACTTAAAGGTTTAATTGCGATGAGTTTTATTGTATTGAGTTATACTGTTTTATCTAAGAATAGATTTAGTTTCATGGACGCAGCTTTTTGTTTGATGACTGTTGCATATATAGGTATAGGGTTTATGTATTTTTATGAAACACGTTCAGAAGGTTTGCATTACATATTATATGCATTTTTAATTGTGTGGTTAACTGATACAGGTGCTTATATTTTGGGGAAATTAATGGGAAAACACAAGTTATGGCCAGTTATAAGTCCTAATAAAACTATTGAGGGTTTTATCGGCGGTATTATTTGTAGTATATTGGTACCATTAATCATGCAGTTTTTTGTTGATTTCCATATGAATATTTGGACTTTATTACTTGTAACAATTATTTTAAGTATGTTTGGTCAACTAGGTGACTTAGTAGAGTCTGGATTTAAACGTCATTTTGGCGTTAAAGATTCGGGACGTATTTTGCCTGGTCATGGTGGGATATTAGATAGATTTGATAGTTTTATGTTTGTTTTACCATTATTAAATATTCTATTAATTCAAATTTAA
- a CDS encoding isoprenyl transferase → MFKKLKNKNKSETNQNNDLDIHNIPEHVAIIMDGNGRWAKKRRMPRIKGHYEGMQTIKKITREASNIGIKYLTLYAFSTENWSRPESEVNYIMNLPVNFIKTFLPELIEKNVKVETIGFYEGLPQSTIEAIDHAKAKTQHNTGLTLVFAINYGGRAEILQGVKAICKELQSNNQSSDIIDEELFNRYLMTHKYPDPELLIRTSGEQRISNFLIWQASYSEFIFNEKLWPDFDENELKECLKIYQSRQRRFGGLSEE, encoded by the coding sequence ATGTTTAAAAAGCTGAAAAATAAAAACAAGAGTGAGACAAATCAAAATAATGACCTAGACATACATAATATACCTGAACACGTAGCCATTATTATGGATGGGAATGGGCGTTGGGCTAAAAAACGTAGAATGCCACGGATTAAAGGACACTACGAAGGCATGCAAACAATCAAAAAGATTACTCGAGAAGCAAGTAATATTGGTATTAAATATTTAACTCTATATGCTTTCTCTACAGAGAATTGGTCTAGACCTGAAAGTGAAGTTAATTACATAATGAATTTACCCGTTAATTTCATTAAAACATTTTTACCAGAATTAATTGAGAAAAATGTCAAAGTAGAAACGATTGGTTTTTATGAAGGGTTACCTCAATCAACTATCGAGGCTATTGATCATGCCAAAGCTAAGACTCAACACAATACAGGTTTAACACTTGTTTTTGCAATTAATTACGGAGGTCGCGCCGAAATTTTACAAGGTGTAAAAGCAATTTGTAAGGAATTACAATCAAATAATCAAAGCTCTGATATCATTGATGAAGAATTATTCAATCGATATTTAATGACTCATAAATATCCAGATCCAGAATTATTAATTCGAACTTCAGGGGAACAAAGAATTAGTAACTTCTTAATATGGCAGGCTTCATATAGTGAATTTATATTTAATGAGAAGTTATGGCCAGATTTTGATGAAAATGAGCTTAAAGAATGTTTAAAAATTTATCAATCACGCCAAAGACGCTTTGGGGGATTAAGTGAGGAGTAA
- the frr gene encoding ribosome recycling factor, whose amino-acid sequence MSDIIKDTKARMQKSIDNLSRELANISAGRANSNLLNGVTVDYYGAPTPVQQLASINVPEARLLVISPYDKTSVDNIEKAIIAANLGVNPSSDGEVIRISIPALTEERRKELVKEVKKIGEDAKVSIRNIRRDINDHLKKEEKNGDITEDDLRNQTDDVQKATDNSIKDIDQLVDEKEKDIMSV is encoded by the coding sequence ATGAGTGATATAATCAAAGATACTAAGGCTAGAATGCAAAAATCAATCGACAACTTATCACGTGAATTAGCAAATATTAGTGCTGGTAGAGCCAACTCTAATTTATTAAATGGTGTAACAGTAGATTACTATGGTGCTCCAACCCCAGTTCAACAGTTGGCAAGCATTAATGTTCCTGAAGCACGTCTTCTTGTTATTTCACCATATGATAAAACGTCAGTAGACAATATTGAAAAAGCGATTATCGCTGCTAATTTAGGTGTCAATCCTTCAAGCGATGGTGAGGTCATTCGTATTTCTATCCCTGCTTTAACTGAAGAAAGACGTAAAGAACTAGTCAAAGAAGTTAAAAAAATTGGTGAAGATGCTAAAGTTTCAATTAGAAACATTCGTCGTGATATTAATGATCATCTTAAAAAAGAAGAGAAAAATGGTGACATTACAGAAGATGATTTAAGAAATCAAACGGATGATGTACAAAAAGCCACTGACAATTCAATTAAAGATATTGATCAATTAGTTGATGAAAAAGAAAAAGATATTATGTCTGTTTAA
- the rimP gene encoding ribosome maturation factor RimP: protein MSKITDQIETMIQPVLDDLKFELVDIEYVKEGKDRFLRISIDKEGGVDLNDCTLASEKISEVVDDNDPITEMYYLDVASPGAERPLKKEKDFYNAVDQHIFVSLYAPIEGDKEWLGILQSFSDDLLVMEVKDKSKVKQIEIPRNKIAKARHAVMI from the coding sequence ATGAGTAAAATTACAGATCAAATCGAAACGATGATACAACCTGTTTTAGACGACTTAAAATTCGAACTTGTTGATATTGAATATGTAAAAGAAGGAAAAGATCGATTCTTAAGAATTTCCATTGATAAAGAAGGTGGCGTTGATCTTAACGATTGTACCTTAGCTTCTGAGAAAATTAGTGAAGTGGTGGATGACAATGATCCCATTACTGAAATGTATTATCTTGATGTAGCATCTCCAGGAGCAGAGAGACCTTTAAAAAAAGAGAAAGATTTCTATAATGCTGTGGATCAACATATCTTTGTTTCTCTGTATGCACCTATTGAAGGAGACAAAGAATGGTTAGGCATTTTGCAATCATTTAGTGATGATTTACTAGTTATGGAAGTTAAAGACAAGTCAAAAGTGAAACAAATTGAAATACCAAGAAATAAAATAGCAAAAGCACGTCATGCCGTTATGATTTAA
- the rseP gene encoding RIP metalloprotease RseP, which yields MSILVTVVSFIIVFGVLVTVHEYGHMFFAKRAGIMCPEFAIGMGPKIFNFRKDETLYTIRLLPVGGYVRMAGDGLEEPPVQPGMNVKIKLNDNDEISHIILDDQHKFQQIEAIEVKKCDFKDELFIEGITAFDEERHHYSIAKTAYFVESGSLIQIAPRDRQFAHKKPLSKFLTLIAGPLFNFILALALFIGLAYYQGTPTSTIDYVVKKSPADEAGLLKDDKIVQVGNHKIKSFDDIKSVLDQNKTAKTSIKVERDGKTKTMQLEPKKVERKITKTKTQTSYEIGFAPKLEHDVIKPIEYGVYNFFDKGKLIFTAVVAMLGSIFTGEFSFDMLNGPVGIYHSVDSVVKSGIINLVAYTALLSVNLGIMNLLPIPALDGGRILFVLYEAIFRKPINKKAETAIIALGALFVVITMIIVTWNDIQRYFL from the coding sequence ATGAGCATTTTAGTTACGGTAGTTTCATTTATCATCGTATTTGGTGTACTCGTCACGGTTCACGAATATGGTCACATGTTTTTCGCTAAAAGAGCTGGAATTATGTGTCCAGAATTTGCAATAGGTATGGGACCAAAGATTTTTAACTTTAGAAAAGATGAAACTTTATATACAATACGTTTATTACCTGTAGGTGGTTACGTTAGGATGGCAGGAGATGGCCTAGAAGAGCCTCCAGTTCAGCCAGGAATGAACGTCAAAATTAAATTAAATGATAATGATGAAATTTCTCATATTATTTTAGATGATCAACACAAATTCCAACAAATTGAAGCTATAGAAGTTAAAAAGTGTGATTTCAAAGATGAGCTTTTTATTGAAGGAATCACTGCTTTTGATGAGGAAAGACATCATTATTCAATTGCTAAAACAGCATATTTTGTTGAAAGTGGTAGTCTTATTCAAATCGCTCCTAGAGATAGACAATTTGCTCATAAAAAGCCATTATCAAAGTTTTTAACTTTAATCGCAGGGCCATTATTTAACTTTATATTAGCATTAGCGTTATTTATTGGTTTAGCTTATTATCAAGGGACACCAACGAGTACGATAGATTATGTTGTGAAAAAATCACCAGCAGATGAAGCAGGTTTGCTTAAAGATGATAAAATAGTACAAGTTGGTAATCATAAAATTAAAAGTTTCGATGATATCAAAAGTGTTCTTGATCAAAATAAAACTGCTAAAACGTCAATAAAAGTTGAAAGAGATGGTAAAACTAAAACCATGCAACTTGAACCTAAAAAGGTCGAGAGAAAGATTACTAAAACAAAGACTCAAACGAGTTATGAAATAGGTTTTGCACCCAAATTGGAACATGATGTTATCAAACCAATTGAATATGGGGTCTATAATTTCTTTGATAAAGGGAAACTTATATTTACTGCTGTTGTTGCTATGCTAGGTAGCATATTTACAGGTGAGTTCTCATTCGATATGTTAAATGGACCAGTTGGTATTTATCATAGTGTTGACTCTGTAGTTAAATCAGGAATTATTAACTTAGTAGCTTATACAGCTTTATTAAGTGTTAACTTAGGTATTATGAATTTATTACCAATTCCTGCGTTAGATGGAGGACGTATTTTATTTGTTCTTTATGAGGCTATTTTTAGAAAACCGATTAATAAAAAAGCTGAAACAGCTATTATTGCTCTAGGTGCTTTATTTGTAGTGATTACTATGATAATAGTGACGTGGAATGACATACAACGGTATTTCTTATAA
- a CDS encoding PolC-type DNA polymerase III, which produces MTSQEKFKVLADQIKISNQLQQDIIEQGELTRIDVSNKNRTWEFHISLPHFLSQEDYLLFIHAIKEEFKEIATVSIHFSIKDTNQQDEYALKYFAHCIDQTCLSPKVKGQLKQKKLIMSGNIIKVLVSNDIERNHFDKACNGSLVKAFKQCGFDIDKVIFETDISHHDDDLASLEAHIQQEDEQSAREATEKLEKMKAEKAKQQDNNDSTVEKCQIGKPIQVDHLRSIESIVEEEFKVAIEGVIFDINLKELKSGRHIVELKVTDYTDSLVLKMFTRKNKDDLNHFKALSVGKWVRAQGRIEEDTFVRDLVIMMSDIEEIKKTPKQDKAENKRVEFHLHTAMSQMDGIPNISSYVEQAAKWGHQAIAVTDHNVVQAFPDAHNAAEKHGIKMIYGMEGMLVDDGVPIAYKPINRDLKEATYVVFDVETTGLSNQYDKIIELAAVKVHNGEIIDKFERFSNPHERLSETIINLTHITDDMLTGAPEIEEVLKEFKEWVGDAIYVAHNASFDMGFIDTGYERLGFGPSTNGVIDTLELSRTINTEYGKHGLNFLAKKYGVELTQHHRAIYDTEATAYIFIKMVQQMKELGVTNHLDINKKLTNVDAFKRARPTHVTLIVQNQEGLKNLFKIVSASLVKYYYRTPRIPRSLLNEYREGILVGTACDEGELFTAVMQKDQAEVEKIAKFYDFIEVQPPALYQDLMDRELIRDNETLTRIYQRLIEAGDSANIPVIATGNAHYLFEHDAIARKILIASQPGNPLNRSTLPEAHFRTTNEMLDEFHFLGEDKAYEIVIKNTNDLADRIEKVIPIKDKLFTPRMDGANEEIRELSYSNAKKLYGDDLPQIVIDRLEKELDSIIGNGFAVIYLISQRLVKKSLDDGYLVGSRGSVGSSFVATMTEITEVNPLPPHYICAHCKTSEFFDDGSVGSGFDLPDKKCPTCGNDLIKEGQDIPFETFLGFKGDKVPDIDLNFSGEYQPNAHNYTKVLFGEDKVFRAGTIGTVAEKTAFGFVKGYLNDQGIHKRGAEIDRLVKGCTGVKRTTGQHPGGIIVVPDYMDIYDFTPIQFPADDQSAAWMTTHFDFHSIHDNVLKLDILGHDDPTMIRMLQDLSGIDPKTIPVDDKETMQIFSGPESLGVTEDEILCKTGTFGVPEFGTGFVRQMLEDTEPTTFSELVQISGLSHGTDVWLGNAQELIRQGICDLSGVIGCRDDIMVYLMYAGLEPSMAFKTMEFVRKGRGLTDEMVEAMKANDVPDWYLDSCRKIKYMFPKAHAAAYVLMAVRIAYFKVHHPLYYYAAYFTIRASDFDLITMIKDKTSIRNTVKDMYSRYMDLGKKEKDVLTVLEIMNEMAHRGYRMQPISLEKSQAFDFIIERDSLIPPFVAVPGLGENVAQRIVEAREEGPFLSKEDLNKKAGLSQKVIEYLDELGSLPDLPDKAQLSIFDM; this is translated from the coding sequence ATGACAAGTCAAGAAAAGTTTAAAGTGCTTGCCGATCAGATTAAGATATCAAATCAGTTACAACAAGATATTATTGAACAAGGTGAATTAACTCGTATTGATGTATCAAATAAAAATAGAACATGGGAATTCCATATTTCATTACCACATTTCTTATCTCAAGAAGATTACCTTCTATTTATCCATGCCATTAAAGAAGAGTTCAAAGAAATAGCCACAGTTTCTATTCATTTTTCTATTAAAGATACAAATCAACAAGATGAATATGCTTTAAAGTATTTTGCGCATTGCATTGATCAAACATGCTTGTCACCCAAAGTAAAAGGTCAATTAAAACAAAAGAAACTCATTATGTCAGGCAACATTATTAAAGTGTTAGTGTCTAATGATATTGAAAGAAATCATTTTGATAAAGCGTGTAACGGAAGTTTAGTTAAAGCTTTTAAACAATGTGGGTTTGACATAGATAAAGTGATATTTGAAACTGATATTTCACACCATGATGATGACTTAGCATCACTCGAAGCTCATATTCAACAAGAAGATGAACAAAGTGCTAGAGAAGCGACTGAAAAATTAGAAAAGATGAAGGCTGAAAAAGCTAAACAACAAGACAACAATGATAGTACTGTAGAGAAATGTCAAATAGGTAAACCGATACAAGTGGATCACTTACGTTCTATTGAATCTATTGTGGAAGAGGAATTTAAAGTAGCGATTGAGGGCGTTATTTTTGATATAAATCTTAAAGAACTTAAAAGTGGTCGACATATCGTAGAATTAAAAGTAACAGATTATACAGATTCTCTAGTGTTAAAAATGTTTACACGTAAAAATAAAGACGATTTAAATCATTTTAAAGCTTTGAGTGTAGGTAAATGGGTGAGAGCTCAAGGACGTATTGAAGAAGATACATTTGTTCGAGATTTAGTTATAATGATGTCTGATATAGAAGAAATTAAAAAAACACCAAAGCAAGATAAAGCTGAGAACAAACGTGTAGAGTTTCATCTTCATACAGCAATGAGTCAAATGGATGGTATTCCTAATATCAGTTCTTATGTAGAGCAGGCAGCTAAATGGGGGCATCAAGCTATAGCTGTTACAGACCATAATGTAGTGCAAGCATTTCCAGATGCGCATAATGCTGCTGAAAAACATGGCATCAAAATGATATATGGTATGGAGGGCATGCTTGTAGATGATGGTGTACCTATTGCCTATAAACCGATAAATCGGGATTTGAAAGAAGCTACATACGTTGTTTTTGACGTAGAGACTACAGGTCTGTCTAACCAATACGATAAGATTATAGAGTTGGCTGCAGTCAAAGTACATAATGGTGAAATTATTGATAAATTTGAACGATTTAGTAACCCACATGAACGTTTATCTGAAACGATTATTAATTTAACACATATCACAGATGATATGTTAACTGGTGCGCCAGAAATTGAAGAAGTATTAAAGGAATTCAAAGAATGGGTAGGTGATGCTATATATGTAGCACACAATGCATCATTCGACATGGGCTTTATCGATACGGGCTATGAACGATTAGGCTTTGGTCCTTCGACAAACGGAGTCATAGATACTCTTGAACTTTCACGAACAATCAATACAGAATACGGAAAGCATGGTTTAAATTTCCTTGCTAAAAAATATGGTGTCGAACTTACGCAACATCATAGGGCGATTTATGATACTGAAGCCACTGCTTATATTTTCATAAAAATGGTTCAACAAATGAAAGAGTTAGGAGTAACTAATCATCTAGATATTAATAAGAAGTTAACGAATGTGGATGCATTTAAAAGAGCACGTCCAACACACGTTACTCTCATTGTTCAGAACCAAGAAGGTCTTAAAAACTTATTTAAAATTGTAAGTGCTTCATTAGTTAAATATTACTATCGCACACCGAGAATTCCACGATCACTTTTAAATGAATACAGAGAGGGCATTTTAGTAGGGACTGCGTGTGATGAAGGTGAATTATTTACAGCTGTGATGCAAAAAGATCAAGCTGAAGTAGAAAAAATTGCGAAGTTTTATGATTTTATAGAGGTTCAGCCACCTGCATTATATCAAGATTTAATGGATAGAGAATTAATTCGTGATAATGAAACACTCACCCGAATCTATCAACGTCTGATTGAAGCAGGTGATAGTGCCAATATACCTGTCATAGCAACCGGTAATGCGCACTATTTGTTTGAACATGATGCGATAGCTAGAAAAATTTTAATTGCATCACAACCGGGCAACCCATTAAATCGTTCAACGTTGCCTGAAGCACATTTTCGAACTACTAATGAGATGTTAGATGAATTTCACTTTTTAGGTGAAGACAAAGCGTATGAAATAGTTATTAAAAATACAAACGACCTAGCTGATCGTATTGAAAAAGTTATACCTATTAAAGATAAATTGTTTACACCACGAATGGATGGAGCAAACGAAGAAATTCGAGAACTAAGTTATTCTAATGCTAAGAAGCTATACGGTGATGATTTACCACAAATTGTTATCGACCGTTTAGAAAAGGAACTAGATAGTATTATCGGGAATGGATTTGCGGTTATCTATCTAATATCACAAAGGCTTGTTAAAAAGTCATTGGATGATGGTTACTTAGTAGGCTCAAGGGGGTCTGTAGGGTCAAGCTTTGTAGCTACAATGACTGAGATTACAGAGGTAAATCCACTTCCCCCTCATTATATATGCGCACATTGTAAAACGAGTGAATTCTTTGACGATGGGTCTGTAGGATCTGGGTTTGATTTACCTGATAAAAAATGCCCTACATGTGGAAATGATTTGATTAAAGAAGGGCAAGATATTCCTTTCGAAACATTCTTAGGCTTCAAAGGAGATAAAGTACCAGATATTGACTTAAATTTTAGTGGTGAATATCAACCTAATGCACATAATTACACTAAAGTCCTGTTTGGTGAAGATAAAGTATTCCGAGCTGGGACCATTGGCACGGTTGCTGAAAAAACAGCTTTTGGATTTGTAAAAGGTTATCTCAATGATCAAGGTATTCATAAACGTGGGGCAGAAATTGATCGCTTAGTTAAAGGATGCACAGGTGTTAAACGTACAACTGGTCAACATCCAGGTGGTATAATTGTAGTTCCGGATTATATGGATATTTATGATTTTACACCGATTCAATTCCCAGCAGACGACCAAAGTGCAGCGTGGATGACAACCCATTTCGACTTCCATTCAATCCACGATAACGTCTTAAAATTAGATATATTAGGACATGATGATCCAACGATGATTCGGATGTTACAAGACTTATCAGGTATTGACCCGAAAACTATACCAGTAGATGATAAAGAAACAATGCAAATTTTTAGTGGTCCTGAGAGTTTAGGTGTTACAGAAGATGAAATATTATGTAAGACGGGTACATTTGGTGTGCCAGAATTTGGAACAGGATTTGTACGTCAAATGTTAGAAGATACTGAACCGACTACTTTCTCAGAATTAGTACAAATATCAGGGTTATCACATGGTACTGATGTATGGCTAGGTAATGCTCAAGAATTGATTCGACAAGGGATTTGTGATTTATCTGGTGTTATCGGTTGTCGTGATGATATCATGGTATATCTTATGTATGCTGGACTTGAACCTTCTATGGCATTTAAAACAATGGAGTTTGTGCGTAAAGGGCGTGGCCTAACTGATGAGATGGTAGAAGCAATGAAAGCAAATGATGTACCAGATTGGTATTTAGATTCATGTCGTAAGATTAAATATATGTTCCCTAAAGCCCATGCAGCTGCTTATGTATTAATGGCTGTAAGAATCGCTTATTTTAAAGTACATCATCCCTTATATTATTATGCAGCATATTTTACAATTAGAGCATCTGATTTTGATTTAATTACAATGATTAAAGATAAAACAAGCATTCGTAATACTGTTAAAGATATGTATTCAAGATACATGGATTTAGGTAAAAAAGAAAAAGATGTATTAACGGTCTTAGAAATTATGAATGAAATGGCACATCGAGGTTATCGCATGCAACCTATTAGTTTAGAAAAAAGTCAAGCATTTGACTTTATTATCGAGAGAGATTCATTAATTCCTCCATTTGTCGCTGTACCTGGGTTAGGTGAAAATGTTGCTCAAAGAATCGTAGAGGCACGTGAAGAGGGGCCATTTTTATCTAAAGAAGACTTAAATAAAAAAGCAGGTTTGTCACAAAAAGTGATTGAATACTTAGATGAATTGGGATCACTTCCTGATTTACCAGATAAAGCACAACTTTCTATTTTTGATATGTAG
- a CDS encoding proline--tRNA ligase: MKQSKVFIPTMREVPAEAEALSHRLLLKAGLIKQSTSGIYSYLPLATRVLNNISKIVREEMESIDAVEILMPALQQAELWEESGRWGAYGPELMRLKDRNGREFALGPTHEEVVTSLVRDELKSYKQLPLTLFQIQSKYRDEKRPRFGLLRGREFIMKDAYSFHADEESLDATYQDMYQAYSRIFKRVGINARPVVADSGAIGGNHTHEFMALSDIGEDTIVYSNKSDYAANIEKAEVIYHPSVKPIEQLELYKIETPNVKTAQELADFLNKPLDEIVKTMIFKVDGEFIMVLVRGHHELNEIKLKSYFGTDNLEMASQDEMINLVGAEPGSLGPIHDKEIKIYADNFVQDLNNLVVGANEDGYHYMNANIGRDFDVQKFGDFRFILEGEMLSDGSGEAQFAEGIEVGQVFKLGTKYSKVMNATFLDNQGKAQPLIMGCYGIGVSRTLSAIVEQNNDDNGIIWPLSVTPFDLHLITINPKKDEQRELSEQLYKRLNDVYNVLYDDRKERAGVKFNDADLIGLPIRVVVGKRAEEGVVEVKQRHNGESEDVHINDLEQYLTNLYTNLK; encoded by the coding sequence ATGAAACAATCTAAAGTATTTATACCAACGATGAGAGAAGTTCCTGCCGAAGCAGAAGCATTGAGTCATCGCTTATTATTAAAAGCAGGTTTAATTAAACAAAGTACAAGTGGTATTTATAGTTATTTACCTCTTGCCACACGAGTACTGAATAATATTTCTAAAATCGTACGAGAAGAAATGGAAAGTATAGATGCTGTAGAAATTCTGATGCCAGCTTTACAACAAGCAGAACTGTGGGAAGAATCTGGACGATGGGGAGCTTATGGTCCAGAATTAATGCGATTAAAAGATCGCAATGGTAGAGAATTTGCACTTGGACCAACTCATGAAGAAGTGGTTACATCTCTTGTAAGAGATGAATTAAAATCATATAAACAATTACCACTTACTTTATTCCAAATTCAATCAAAATATCGTGATGAGAAGCGTCCACGTTTTGGTTTATTACGAGGAAGAGAATTTATCATGAAAGATGCATATTCTTTCCATGCTGACGAAGAATCTTTAGATGCGACCTACCAAGACATGTATCAAGCTTATAGTAGAATTTTTAAACGTGTGGGTATCAACGCACGCCCTGTAGTTGCAGATTCAGGAGCTATAGGCGGTAATCACACTCATGAATTTATGGCGTTGAGTGACATTGGTGAAGATACTATTGTTTATAGTAATAAAAGTGACTATGCTGCAAATATCGAAAAAGCTGAAGTGATTTATCACCCTTCTGTGAAACCAATAGAACAATTGGAACTTTATAAAATTGAAACACCGAATGTTAAAACTGCTCAAGAATTAGCAGACTTTTTAAATAAACCACTTGACGAAATTGTGAAAACAATGATTTTTAAAGTAGATGGTGAATTTATCATGGTCCTAGTCAGAGGACATCATGAATTAAATGAAATTAAATTAAAATCTTATTTTGGCACTGATAATTTAGAAATGGCTTCACAAGATGAAATGATTAATTTAGTAGGTGCAGAGCCAGGTTCTCTTGGACCAATTCACGATAAAGAGATTAAAATCTATGCAGATAACTTTGTTCAAGATTTAAATAATCTAGTTGTAGGCGCAAATGAAGATGGTTACCATTATATGAATGCTAATATAGGAAGAGATTTTGATGTGCAAAAATTTGGTGATTTTAGATTTATTCTAGAGGGCGAAATGTTAAGTGATGGTTCTGGTGAGGCACAATTTGCTGAAGGTATTGAAGTTGGACAAGTATTTAAATTGGGAACTAAATACTCTAAAGTTATGAATGCTACATTTTTAGATAATCAAGGGAAAGCACAACCATTAATTATGGGTTGTTATGGAATTGGTGTATCAAGAACGTTAAGTGCGATTGTTGAACAAAATAATGACGACAATGGTATTATTTGGCCTTTATCAGTCACACCGTTTGATTTACATCTTATTACTATTAATCCTAAAAAAGATGAACAACGTGAATTAAGTGAACAACTTTATAAACGGTTAAATGATGTATATAATGTTCTTTATGACGATCGTAAAGAGCGTGCAGGCGTTAAGTTTAATGATGCAGATTTAATTGGTTTACCTATTCGTGTTGTAGTAGGTAAAAGAGCTGAAGAAGGCGTTGTTGAAGTGAAACAACGTCACAATGGAGAGAGTGAAGACGTTCACATTAATGATTTAGAGCAATATTTAACAAATTTGTATACAAATCTTAAGTAA